Proteins encoded within one genomic window of Fusarium musae strain F31 chromosome 4, whole genome shotgun sequence:
- a CDS encoding hypothetical protein (EggNog:ENOG41), with protein sequence MFGVGGVISAVVTAITFVSGNPETVEQRRGVLLVGKFFIGLAMGISMSTCQTYVSEISPPKLRTILPRFYPFMIAVFKEVATMTHWAFKIPLASQWALSAYSVIAALVVPENPVYLTGKNKIGQARKALTSLGCDNIDERIAIIEATIQQEQRLNTEQPSFSECFKGTNLRRTHIVALLNTLQQFMGITLVSNSTYFFIMAGMTPTFSLTLNQTGVGLSMTCTLFSWVIMSKVGRRFAILASFAVAGTIFIGMGVAGF encoded by the exons ATGTTTGGAGTAGGAGGTGTCATCTCGGCTGTTG TAACGGCAATTACTTTTGTGTCCGGCAACCCTGAGACTGTCGAGCAAAGACGCGGTGTTCTCTTGGTTGGAAAGTTCTTCATCGGTCTGGCTATGGGTATCAGCATGTCGACATGCCAAACATATGTATCTGAGATTTCACCGCCCAAGCTTCGAACTATACTTCCCCGCTTTTACCCCTTTATGATC GCTGTGTTCAAGGAGGTCGCTACGATGACGCACTGGGCCTTCAAGATCCCCTTGGCGTCTCAGTGGGCATTATCCGCCTACTCCGTCATCGCAGCCCTAGTCGTCCCCGAAAACCCGGTCTACCTCACCGGCAAGAACAAGATCGGCCAAGCTAGAAAGGCTCTGACTTCTCTCGGCTGTGATAACATTGACGAACGAatcgccatcatcgaagCTACAATCCAACAAGAGCAGAGATTAAATACCGAGCAGCCTTCATTTTCAGAGTGCTTTAAGGGCACCAACCTGCGACGGACTCATATCGTTGCTCTTCTCAACACTCTTCAGCAGTTTATGGGAATAACATTGGTCTCAAACTCTACctacttcttcatcatggctggcatGACCCCGACCTTTTCTCTTACACTGAATCAAACTGGCGTTGGTTTGAGTATGACGTGCACTCTTTTCTCTTGGGTTATCATGTCCAAGGTCGGCCGAAGATTTGCTATTCTTGCAAGCTTCGCTGTCGCTGGAACCATTTTCATTGGAATGGGTGTTGCTGGCTTCTGA
- a CDS encoding hypothetical protein (EggNog:ENOG41), with protein MLVANAFLIHSYDIRVQIAEILDNEDTSVYKAKAATARQQYAKQYIAETGRLTSDSQTAYALAICFNLLAEPSQLIWAGDRLAEIVRANEYCVVTMGATTIWERWDSMLPDGSINPGDMTSFNHYAYGAIAKFMVERVAGLKQLEPAWTRCRVDPCVGGGITAAKTSHLTPHGRVSVSWKVADEGEVQMNVFVPPFTEMEVVFGNGDSVVQVVGHGEWSFKRHL; from the exons ATGCTCGTCGCAAATGCATTTCTGATACACTCTTACGATATAAGGGTTCAAATCGCGGAGATCCTCGACAATGAGGACACCTCTGTCTACAAAGCGAAAGCAGCAACTGCCCGACAACAATACGCCAAGCAGTACATCGCAGAGACCGGCCGCTTGACTTCAGATTCACAGACAGCTTACGCTCTAGCCATTTGCTTCAACTTACTCGCTGAACCTTCTCAGCTGATATGGGCAGGCGACCGACTCGCTGAGATTGTACGAGCCAATGAGTACTGCGTCG TGACTATGGGCGCGACAACGATTTGGGAGCGTTGGGATAGTATGCTACCCGATGGATCGATCAATCCAGGAGACATGACCAGTTTCAATCACTATGCCTACGGTGCAATAGCTAAATTCATGGTGGAGCGCGTCGCAGGTCTGAAGCAATTGGAACCTGCTTGGACGAGATGTCGTGTAGATCCTtgcgttggtggtggtatcACAGCTGCGAAGACGTCACATTTGACACCGCATGGGAGAGTCTCGGTCTCTTGGAAGGTGGCCGATGAAGGAGAGGTACAAATGAACGTTTTCGTACCGCCATTTACGGAAATGGAGGTCGTATTCGGGAATGGCGACTCTGTCGTTCAAGTCGTGGGACACGGAGAATGGTCTTTCAAGCGGCATTTGTAG
- a CDS encoding hypothetical protein (EggNog:ENOG41): MDDAALDLQLSRIISAVEQTTIFTTIVPKPTAQSEGTTTADSPVVTVTQESNSDNGSPGQPGTKIFGALEIIIALGVLAGVLLLIMSIILCDRRRKSKRKRAAERSQNRMTDKSAPLEGHQQPSGAVLPESIWPRMADKNQAVHDYWHSETLRQKQGWNQGQQAGVQQGLPRYG, from the exons ATGGATGATGCGGCCTTGGATCTACAGCTCTCGCGAATCATTTCCGCCGTCGAACAGACCACGATATTCACAACCATTGTACCCAAGCCAACTGCCCAATCAGAGGGTACGACAACTGCAGATTCACCTGTTGTTACAGTTACACAGGAAAGCAACTCAGATAATGGCTCGCCTGGTCAGCCTGGAACCAAGATCTTTGGAGCACTTGAGATTATCATTGCTCTTGGTGTGCTAG CGGGTGTATTGCTCCTCATCATGAGCATCATTCTATGTGACCGACGACGAAAATCTAAGCGGAAGCGAGCTGCCGAGAGATCTCAGAACAGAATGACAGACAAGAGTGCACCACTAGAagggcatcaacaaccatcgGGAGCAGTGTTACCAGAGTCGATATGGCCCAGGATGGCGGATAAGAATCAAGCTGTTCATGATTACTGGCACAGTGAAACGTTACGGCAGAAACAAGGCTGGAATCAAGGACAACAAGCTGGCGTGCAACAGGGTCTACCTAGATATGGATAG
- a CDS encoding hypothetical protein (EggNog:ENOG41): MTDLLVSKPLELPCGLTLPNRLVKAALAEEMADRQNLPTTEQMERTYGAWADGGWGMILTGNVQIDDRYLGGFSDCSINGKLPEEKVLEAYKKFVSVCRRKGTPTIMQINHPGRQSPIGAGSKSFLAKNIAPSAVPLDMGNDIISKIVTTFVFGCPKEMTLEDIDDVVKRFANTARIAAAAGFDGVEIHAAHGYLLSQFLSAKSNKRTDAYGGSAAARAKIIVDVVKAIRAATPANFCVGLKMNSADHQSPTELQECLEQIALITEVGLDFLEVSGGSYENPTMFTGTGEKKAASTAARESFFLEFAHEVRAKFPKVLLMVTGGFRTRAGIEDALSQGACDLIGIGRPSIINPSLPASIILNKEVKTEDAKLYAKRIHTPWILKQIGPKSVGSGVEIVSHS; this comes from the exons ATGACAGACTTACTCGTTTCAAAGCCTCTTGAGCTACCATGCGGCCTCACGCTGCCCAACCGCCTCGTCAAGGCAGCCCTCGCTGAGGAAATGGCTGATCGCCAAAACCTCCCTACAACAGAGCAGATGGAACGCACATACGGTGCCTGGGCTGACGGAGGTTGGGGCATGATCTTGACTGGAAATGTTCAGATTGACGATCGCTACCTCGGTGGATTTTCTGATTGCTCCATCAATGGGAAGCTGCCAGAAGAAAAGGTCCTTGAGGCGTATAAGAAATTCGTTAGTGTCTGTCGAAGAAAGGGGACGCCAACGATCATGCAAATCAACCATCCCGGTCGACAGTCGCCCATTGGAGCTGGCAGCAAATCATTTTTGGCTAAGAATATCGCCCCGAGTGCTGTTCCGCTTGATATGGGGAACGACATTATTTCAAAGATCGTGACGACCTTTGTCTTTGGTTGTCCGAAGGAGATGACCCTCGAAgacattgatgatgttgtgaaGCGGTTCGCCAATACAGCCCGAATTGCAGCGGCAGCCGGTtttgatggagttgagattCACGCCGCTCACGGATATCTCCTTTCACAGTTCCTGTCTGCAAAGTCTAACAAGCGAACGGATGCATATGGAGGATCAGCGGCAGCCAGGGCAAAGATCATTGTCGATGTTGTAAAGGCGATCCGAGCAGCAACGCCAGCGAACTTTTGTGTCGGCCTTAAAATGAATTCTGCAGACCACCAGTCTCCCACTGAACTTCAAGAGTGTCTGGAGCAGATTGCTCTGATCACGGAGGTTGGTTTGGACTTTTTAGAAGTCAGTGGCGGAAGCTATGAGAACCCAACT ATGTTTACCGGAACTGGTGAGAAGAAAGCCGCCAGTACAGCTGCGCGAGAGTCCTTCTTCCTCGAATTCGCCCACGAGGTTCGTGCTAAGTTTCCAAAGGTGCTTTTGATGGTCACTGGCGGATTCCGCACGCGAGCGGGTATAGAAGACGCCTTGAGTCAAGGTGCTTGCGATCTTATTGGAATTGGCAGGCCTTCGATCATCAACCCTTCTCTACCGGCGAGTATCATTTTGAACAAGGAGGTCAAGACTGAGGATGCGAAGCTCTATGCGAAGAGAATTCATACGCCTTGGATTCTGAAGCAGATTGGACCCAAGAGTGTTGGATCCGGTGTTGAAATTGTGAGTCATTCTTGA
- a CDS encoding hypothetical protein (EggNog:ENOG41), with protein sequence MAMGLLGPIDNGSRSFKEKARKIDWMGVMASIAGIVLTVPTQMAINSGGSMWTWKNVKTISILTIGVIMLLVFIIIEAFFARIPIIPMRLFKQISPAVLILTGFLHDFAWQSTQYFVPLYYQTVRGFTPLKSATLIVPFLLAQGLAGAASGPIMAHYARYMPIWRTGFTIWTIGAGLKLLFNEHTYVAVYVVVLAVEGAGIGWVHQPGLVALQANSVDEDRAVATGTRNVFRSLGGVVGIAVSTAAYYATLSKALLQPNAVPEWLRDRVLDGTWAVGDPTTAEFESAIIDARMQGFRVIFITTIPLMAICLLVSFLVDDIVLKGDTAQVGMSEGRRISSSIITPTVPSDSKRDGSRGRGPIVGGPENFEENVSLNTTEPS encoded by the exons ATGGCGATGGGTCTTCTGGGTCCCATCGATAATGGGAGCC GAAGCTTCAAAGAAAAGGCTCGTAAGATTGACTGGATGGGTGTTATGGCATCAATTGCTGGTATCGTGTTGACGGTT CCGACACAGATGGCCATCAACTCTGGAGGCAGCATGTGGACCTGGAAGAATGTCAAGACTATCTCCATCCTCACCATCGGCGTCATCATGCTGCTGGTTTTCATCATTATCGAGGCTTTCTTTGCCCGAATCCCCATCATTCCGATGAGACTGTTTAAGCAAATATCCCCAGCTGTACTCATCCTCACAGGATTCTTGCACGACTTCGCTTGGCAATCTACACAGTACTTTGTTCCTCTGTACTACCAAACTGTTCGCGGCTTCACGCCTCTGAAGAGCGCCACGCTCATTGTACCGTTCCTCCTAGCGCAAGGACTTGCTGGCGCTGCTTCGGGACCCATCATGGCTCATTATGCGAG ATACATGCCTATATGGCGGACTGGTTTCACAATTTGGACAATCGGCGCAGGCCTCAAGCTTCTGTTCAATGAGCACACTTATGTCGCTGTCTATGTCGTGGTTCTAGCTGTTGAAGGAGCAGGGATAGGATGGGTACATCAGCCAG GCCTTGTTGCTTTGCAGGCCAACTCTGTGGACGAAGATCGTGCTGTGGCAACAGGAACCCGCAACGTCTTTCGTTCCCTCGGTGGCGTTGTTGGTATCGCCGTGTCCACAGCCGCATACTATGCTACTCTCAGCAAAGCTCTTTTACAACCCAACGCGGTGCCGGAATGGCTTCGTGACCGAGTCTTGGATGGTACGTGGGCTGTTGGGGACCCCACCACTGCAGAGTTCGAGAGCGCCATCATCGATGCGCGCATGCAAGGATTCCGAgtgatcttcatcaccacAATACCTCTCATGGCTATATGTCTTCTGGTCAGTTTCTTAGTGGATGATATCGTGTTGAAGGGTGATACCGCTCAGGTAGGCATGAGCGAAGGACGCCGGATCAGCAGCTCAATAATTACTCCCACCGTGCCTTCGGACAGTAAGAGGGATGGCTCTCGTGGGCGCGGG CCAATTGTCGGCGGTCCAGAGAATTTTGAAGAGAACGTGTcgctcaacaccaccgagcCATCATGA
- a CDS encoding hypothetical protein (EggNog:ENOG41), whose translation MSANDDSTNDTNFVVSDNKRPGVNAYDINYKYSPGDKVYLVTSGGKEGPYKVESADGGNYVLCDDYGITANGGRSYLEDQLELYDPFA comes from the exons ATGAGCGCCAACGACGATTC CACAAATGACACCAATTTTGTTGTCTCTGATAACAAAAGACCAGGTGTCAACGCATACGATATCAACTACAAGTACTCACCCGGAGATAAAGTCTATCTTGTGACTTCTGGAGGAAAGGAAGGCCCCTATAAAGTAGAATCGGCCGATGGCGGGAATTACGTTCTATGCGATGATTATGGTATCACTGCAAATGGTGGAAGGTCGTATCTGGAGGATCAGCTTGAGCTGTATGATCCTTTTGCGTAA
- a CDS encoding hypothetical protein (EggNog:ENOG41), with translation MPLPRADSEAPPAYDTDHIGPHNDSYRNSSSNGTFVNDNEGAGFGQRRVSKATLLRNPLAGMTREEILADVDAFVESKGLSEHREDFRKGALVAQVNNTPGGFEKIDMLSEDDKAILRKEETSRWHQPFALYFLCTLCAGSAIVQGMDQTTVNGAQEFYFKEFDITNVWMKGLTNGAPYLCSAVVGCWTSPILNKYTGRRGTIFISCAISTITGFWMSITTSLWNFLFARFMLGFAVGAKSSTTPVYSAESTPKNIRGALTMMWQMWTAFGIALGFIVCVAFQNVTIIGGENSPWRWMMASTSIPPLIVMLQVYFCPESPRWYMERGRFDKAFRSVKKLRFSPVQATRDMYYAYKLLEIERGEREGRNLLKEFFTVRRNRRAAQSAWFCMFMQQFCGVNVIAYYSTSIFTDANYSLSEALLVSMGGGIINFLFAIPAIYTIDTFGRRNLLLVTFPLMAACLFFTGGVFQLPDQPRDPKIGTITLGLYLFMAVYSPGLGPVPFTYSAEAFPLHIRDIGMASSTAITWGFNFIISLTWPALREAFSNTGAFGWYGAWNIFGWVFCYFLLPETKNLTLEELDNVFGVSNREHASYYWRKLPWYLKKYILRKDVAPFPPLYEFAANDGNYPHEKPDTSHIEGDNAVGGTQDKELFPGPR, from the exons ATGCCTCTGCCAAGAGCCGACAGCGAGGCTCCGCCTGCCTACGACACGGATCACATTGGCCCCCATAACGACAGCTACCGCAACTCCAGCAGCAATGGTACTTTCGTCAACGACAATGAGGGCGCCGGCTTCGGTCAGCGAAGAGTCTCCAAAGCAACTCTCCTACGCAACCCTCTAGCTGGCATGACTCGAGAAGAGATCCTCGCTGATGTTGACGCTTTCGTCGAGTCCAAGGGCCTCTCCGAGCACCGCGAGGATTTCCGAAAGGGAGCTCTTGTCGCTCAAGTCAACAACACCCCCGGTGGCTTTGAGAAAATCGACATGCTGTCTGAAGATGACAAGGCGATCctgagaaaggaagagacaTCGCGATGGCATCAGCCCTTTGCTTTGTACTTTCTCTGCACTCTTTGCGCCGGATCGGCTATTGTTCAGGGTATGGATCAGACCACCGTCAACGGTGCGCAG GAATTCTACTTTAAGGAATTCGATATCACGAACGTATGGATGAAAGGGTTGACCAATGGTGCTCCTTATCTTTGCTCTGCCGTTGTCGGTTGCTGGACTAGTCCGATTCTCAACAAGTACACCGGCCGCCGCGgaaccatcttcatctcttgcGCTATCTCTACGATCACTGGATTCTGGATGTCTATCACTACCTC CCTCTGGAATTTCTTGTTTGCTCGTTTCATGCTTGGTTTCGCTGTTGGCGCAAAGTCTAGCACAACACCCGTTTACTCTGCCGAATCTACACCGAAGAACATTCGTGGAGCCCTAACTATGATGTGGCAG ATGTGGACTGCTTTCGGTATCGCCCTTGGCTTTATCGTCTGCGTTGCTTTTCAAAACGTCACTATAATTGGTGGAGAGAACTCTCCATGGCGATGGATGATGGCTTCGACCTCTATTCCCCCGCTCATTGTCATGCTCCAAGTGTACTTTTGTCCTGAATCTCCCCGCTGGTACATGGAACGCGGCCGATTTGACAAGGCTTTCCGATCCGTCAAGAAGCTTCGCTTCTCACCTGTCCAAGCTACTCGCGATATGTATTATGCTTACAAACTACTGGAAATCGAGCGTGGGGAACGAGAAGGTCGGAATCTGCTCAAGGAGTTTTTCACTGTACGCCGCAACAGACGTGCTGCTCAAAGTGCCTGGTTCTGCATG TTCATGCAGCAGTTCTGCGGCGTAAATGTGATTGCATACTACTCTACTTCAATTTTCACCGACGCCAACTACAGCCTTTCTGAGGCCCTCCTCGTCTCTATGGGTGGCGGCATCATAAACTTCCTCTTCGCCATCCCTGCAATCTACACCATTGATACATTTGGACGCAGAAACCTTCTTCTGGTAACCTTCCCTCTCATGGCAGCgtgcctcttcttcactggTGGAGTGTTCCAACTTCCCGACCAACCACGTGACCCCAAGATCGGCACTATCACTCTGGGCCTCTATCTCTTCATGGCAGTCTATTCTCCCGGCCTTGGACCCGTGCCTTTCACCTACAGCGCTGAAGCGTTCCCTCTCCATATCAGAGACATTGGTATGGCTTCCAGTACAGCCATCACCTGgggcttcaacttcatcatcagccttACCTGGCCAGCTCTACGAGAGGCCTTCTCTAACACTGGTGCTTTCGGCTGGTATGGTGCCTGGAACATCTTCGGTTGGGTCTTCTGCTACTTCCTCCTCCCTGAGACCAAGAACTTGACCCTCGAAGAACTCGATAACGTTTTCGGTGTCTCTAACAGAGAGCATGCCTCATACTACTGGAGGAAGCTGCCCTGGTACCTCAAGAAGTACATCTTGCGCAAAGATGTTGCTCCTTTCCCTCCCCTGTATGAGTTTGCTGCCAATGACGGGAATTATCCTCACGAGAAGCCTGATACCAGCCACATTGAGGGCGACAACGCTGTTGGAGGTACTCAGGATAAGGAACTCTTCCCTGGACCGCGATGA
- a CDS encoding hypothetical protein (EggNog:ENOG41), translating into MAYKEMEKAIPKLLEIIEQKEIRVVSNAFNSTPEFITYFQTAAVGAVPLILLDIAQSIKRIGASLDAIKDELAISNMAKAQGWADNGFGIYVHRFVQNEMAPVEGRTMGESHFFYVWNSDTDWYPDFERRQKENPLGPNFGGYHHDLATICVRMRADRQTLLATSEGNNNAVFHIIIPTYYPIAMETPIIFAAELFPLTITGSRHRGTDLVWFNLARIHWCTAFSSE; encoded by the exons ATGGCATACAAGGAAATGGAGAAGGCCATCCCCAAACTTCTTGAGATTATCGAACAGAAAGAGATTCGAGTCGTCAGTAACGCATTCAACTCCACTCCGGAATTCATCACATACTTCCAGACAGCGGCCGTTGGTGCCGTGCCTCTTATTCTTTTGGATATCGCCCAGTCTATCAAAAGAATAGGCGCAAGCCTTGATGCGATAAAAGACGAGCTCGCGATTTCAAACATGGCCAAGGCTCAGGGCTGGGCTGATAATGGCTTCGGGATATACGTGCACCGCTTTGTTCAAAACGAAATGGCCCCGGTCGAGGGGCGCACAATGGGGGAGAGTCATTTCTTCTATGTCTGGAATTCTGATACCGATTGGTATCCTGATTTTGAAAGAAGACAGAAAGAGAATCCTCTGGGTCCCAACTTTGGTGGCTATCATCATGATCTGGCCACGATTTGTGTCAGAATGCGAGCGGACAGACAAACACTTCTAGCAACCTCTGAGGGCAACAACAACGCTGTCTTCCATATAATTATTCCGACTTACTATCCAATTGCGATGGAAACCCCTATCATCTTCGCTGCAGAGCTGTTTCCGCTCACTATTACCGGAAGCCGACATCGAGGGACGGACCTCGTTTGGTTCAACCTCG CTCGAATTCATTGGTGTACTGCCTTTAGTTCAGAGTAG
- a CDS encoding hypothetical protein (EggNog:ENOG41), whose amino-acid sequence MVKTIPFVDITVPSPGFGAMGMSFGLGSNLSLEEAEPVLLKAIELGCTFWDTAVVYQAGVNEKLLGDFIRKHNVRDKVFIASKCGFDVFGKGGVTNSASHIKEYIEGTIERLGFAPDLYYLHRIDPNTPLEESIPALDEIRKQGKTKYIGLSECSAKTLRKANSIAKIDAVQAEYSAFETLHETDGLIDTAKELGITYVAYSPLGHGWLVDDFPYKSPDDFAPDDFRRTVPKFQGENFYKNKAIVEEIKKLAVRKGCTLTQIALAWVASLGMIAIPGTTKAHRLEENWASRDVDLTEEEKAEMRRIIDSAKPQGNRYGATHQALVGH is encoded by the exons ATGGTCAAGACTATTCCATTCGTCGACATAACTGTCCCATCGCCTGGCTTTGGAGCAATGGGCATGAGCTTTGGTCTCGGCTCTAACCTGAGTCTCGAGGAGGCCGAACCAGTCTTGCTCAAAGCTATTGAGTTAGGCTGCACCTTCTGGGATACAGCT GTAGTATATCAGGCTGGTGTCAACGAAAAGCTTCTCGGGGATTTTATCAGAAAACATAACGTTCGAGACAAGGTCTTTA TCGCTTCAAAGTGTGGTTTCGATGTGTTTGGTAAGGGCGGAGTGACCAATTCCGCATCTCACATCAAGGAGTATATCGAAGGGACCATCGAGAGACTTGGATTTGCCCCTGACCTGTACTACCTGCATCGAATTGATCCTA ACACTCCGCTCGAGGAGTCCATTCCTGCACTTGATGAGATCCGAAAGCAAGGAAAGACAAAGTACATTGGCCTATCTGAATGTTCCGCCAAAACCTTGCGCAAGGCAAATTCCA TCGCAAAGATAGATGCTGTCCAAGCTGAATACTCGGCTTTTGAGACACTGCACGAGACCGATGGTCTCATCGATACAGCGAAAGAGCTCGGAATTACCTACGTCGCCTACAGCCCACTTGGTCACGGCTGGCTCGTCGATGACTTTCCTTACAAGAGCCCCGATGATTTCGCACCCGACGACTTTCGACGAACAG TCCCCAAGTTTCAAGGAGAAAACTTCTATAAGAATAAGGCTATCGTAGAGGAAATCAAGAAACTCGCTGTTCGGAAGGGATGCACTTTGACGCAAATCGCGCTTGCTTGGGTTGCGTCCCTGGGAATGATTGCTATCCCTGGCACAACCAAGGCGCACCGTTTGGAGGAGAACTGGGCATCGAGGGATGTTGACCTGACtgaggaagaaaaggccgAGATGAGGAGGATTATTGATTCGGCTAAGCCCCAGGGCAATAGGTATGGTGCTACTCATCAGGCTTTGGTTGGTCACTAG
- a CDS encoding hypothetical protein (EggNog:ENOG41) produces MAVVDILFTWWSFPIAAGVLIATYLYSYFVTYGHLRDIPAPFPAQFTNLWLLYVCRRGERYRVVDEIHKRLGPVVRIQPNHTSIADPDAIATIYGHGNGFLKSDFYDAFVSIRRGLFNTRDRAEHTRKRKLISHVFSAKSISQFEPYIHANLELFVKQLDKFVASGQTTDTNGKRQALIDCLPWFNYLAFDVIGDLAFGVPFGMLANGADVAEVRATPDSPPIYASAIEILNRRGEVSATLGCWPQLKPYAQWLPDPFFSNGLNAVKNLAGIAIARVKARLDNPPSVERKDLLARLMEGRDEKGEPLGREELTAEALTQLIAGSDTTSNSSCALLYHVTRTPGVLEKLQAELDEAIPADVSVPTYEMVRDLTYLNNVISETLRYHSTSGIGLPRQIPDNSPGVTIKGHYFPPGSVLSVPTYTLHHSKEIWGPDADDFKPERWDSLNELQKTAFNPFSHGPRACVGRNVAEMEMKLIAATWARRYTPELKQEVMETREGFLRKPLGLDIALKMR; encoded by the exons ATGGCTGTTGTCGATATCCTCTTCACCTGGTGGTCATTCCCCATCGCCGCAGGTGTCCTCATCGCGACGTATCTCTACTCATACTTTGTGACCTACGGCCATCTGAGAGACATCCCGGCGCCTTTCCCAGCGCAGTTCACGAATCTGTGGCTTCTCTACGTGTGCAGGCGTGGTGAACGATATCGCGTCGTGGATGAGATTCACAAGAGATTGGGTCCTGTAGTCCGAATCCAGCCTAACCACACTTCCATCGCGGATCCTGACGCAATCGCCACCATCTACGGCCACGGAAACGGCTTCTTGAAGTC TGATTTCTACGATGCATTTGTCTCAATTCGACGAGGTCTTTTTAATACACGCGATCGCGCTGAGCATACACGAAAGCGCAAGCTCATCTCTCACGTCTTCTCGGCCAAGTCAATCAGCCAATTTGAGCCGTACATCCACGCCAACCTTGAACTCTTCGTCAAACAGCTCGATAAATTTGTCGCATCAGGTCAGACGACCGACACAAATGGAAAGCGACAAGCGCTTATTGATTGTCTCCCGTGGTTCAACTACCTCGCATTCGATGTCATCGGCGATCTCGCGTTCGGTGTACCCTTTGGCATGCTCGCGAATGGCGCCGACGTAGCCGAAGTTCGAGCGACGCCTGACAGCCCGCCTATCTATGCCTCCGCGATTGAGATCCTGAACAGAAGAGGTGAAGTCAGCGCGACGTTGGGATGCTGGCCGCAATTGAAGCCGTATGCGCAATGGTTGCCCGACCCGTTTTTCAGCAACGGCCTCAACGCAGTCAAGAACCTCGCTGGAATTGCGATCGCGCGTGTAAAGGCTAGATTGGATAACCCGCCATCCGTTGAGCGAAAGGATCTCCTCGCGCGTCTCATGGAAGGCAGAGATGAGAAGGGTGAGCCGCTGGGTCGCGAAGAATTGACAGCCGAAGCCTTGACGCAGCTCATCGCTGGCAGTGACACCACGTCCAATTCATCATGCGCTTTACTCTATCACGTCACACGAACACCCGGCGTTCTCGAGAAACTGCAGGCCGAGCTTGACGAGGCGATCCCCGCTGATGTCTCAGTCCCTACATACGAGATGGTCCGCGACCTAACGTACCTCAACAACGTAATCAGCGAAACCCTCCGCTACCATTCAACATCCGGCATCGGGCTCCCGCGCCAAATCCCCGACAACTCCCCCGGCGTCACGATCAAGGGCCATTATTTCCCGCCCGGCAGCGTGCTCAGCGTGCCGACGTACACGCTGCATCACTCAAAGGAGATCTGGGGTCCTGACGCAGACGACTTTAAGCCGGAGCGCTGGGATAGTCTTAATGAGCTGCAAAAGACTGCGTTCAATCCGTTTAGTCACGGGCCGAGAGCGTGTGTGGGGAGGAATGTtgcggagatggagatgaagttgatcgCGGCGACGTGGGCGAGGAGATACACGCCTGAGTTGAAGCAGGAGGTTATGGAGACGCGGGAGgggttcttgaggaagccGTTGGGGTTGGATATTgctttgaagatgaggtAG